The following proteins are encoded in a genomic region of Methanoculleus bourgensis MS2:
- a CDS encoding type II secretion system F family protein, with the protein MGFKEIIDDFLNRLPDRGEAVDAPVADAFEEQEQEIFGKIEDQRKYREGFYRFIRHPLRVMMEDPVTVLFISVPAALLLLIGGSVSLVMSYGFGVLFTTTMIDDIFVFSLLIAIVPLAILDLKEALRVSSIEASLPNFFRDVAGMNDSGMTLPHAIHIVSEGEYGALTPHVRQLDTEMSWGVPFVEAIRRFGKTVNTPLAERSVDLIAHASSAGGDVSEVLRAAAHDAYEFFNLKSERRNGMMIYMIIIVMSFFVFLFVIGVLSSTFLSTMAEAGEAVAASGSSQTFMGTVDLFLYNRLFSHSALIQGLFSGLAAGIMGEGRVLAGLKYSAIMVLIAWVAFRFFI; encoded by the coding sequence ATGGGATTTAAAGAGATTATCGATGATTTCCTGAATAGATTGCCTGACCGTGGCGAGGCGGTGGATGCCCCGGTGGCTGACGCCTTCGAGGAGCAGGAGCAGGAGATCTTTGGCAAGATCGAGGACCAGCGGAAGTACCGGGAAGGGTTTTACCGGTTCATCAGGCACCCGCTCCGGGTGATGATGGAAGACCCGGTCACCGTCCTCTTTATATCGGTCCCGGCGGCGCTGCTCCTCCTCATCGGGGGGTCTGTGAGCCTGGTGATGTCCTATGGTTTCGGCGTCCTCTTCACGACGACGATGATCGATGATATCTTTGTCTTCTCGCTCCTCATCGCTATCGTGCCGCTCGCGATCCTCGACCTCAAGGAGGCGCTCCGCGTCTCGAGCATCGAGGCCTCCCTCCCGAACTTCTTCCGGGACGTGGCCGGGATGAACGACTCCGGCATGACGCTCCCGCACGCGATCCACATCGTCTCGGAGGGCGAGTACGGGGCGCTCACGCCGCACGTCCGCCAGCTGGATACCGAGATGTCCTGGGGCGTCCCGTTCGTGGAGGCTATCCGCCGGTTTGGGAAGACAGTGAACACCCCGCTTGCCGAGCGGAGTGTCGACCTGATTGCGCACGCGAGTTCCGCCGGCGGTGACGTCAGCGAGGTGCTTCGGGCGGCGGCTCACGACGCCTATGAGTTCTTCAACCTGAAGTCGGAGCGGAGGAACGGTATGATGATCTACATGATCATCATCGTTATGTCGTTCTTTGTCTTCCTCTTCGTCATCGGGGTGCTCTCAAGCACCTTCCTCTCCACCATGGCGGAGGCGGGCGAGGCGGTCGCGGCGTCAGGTTCGAGCCAGACGTTCATGGGTACCGTGGACCTCTTCCTCTACAACCGGCTCTTCTCCCACTCCGCACTGATCCAGGGGCTCTTCTCGGGGCTTGCGGCGGGCATCATGGGCGAAGGCCGGGTGCTCGCTGGGCTGAAGTACTCCGCCATCATGGTGCTGATCGCCTGGGTTGCGTTCCGGTTCTTTATCTGA
- a CDS encoding type II/IV secretion system ATPase subunit encodes MRAGEDEERELIATVRNLLTQSRKPGSSGEEVASSPPGDQPGEEEVREEAVLEDGGQPDPSPAPAPRGAGIRSLIDSVLGSGGAGQRRASGNGDPARALLERIGESGAESGGEDATSPEAVEDMETEPEMPASPPERRDPFGIFAGRKKEADTSAPNDPGAATADEPVIPARGHRASPGLPDPEVEEEPETDENISAGVVSVDELGNLADLILPKGATFEVEELHIKRNERQFDFVDNARVVSEFDELFTEAFSSATLAAAAAATEVPVEDVPEPRFGFLERFHLPKTVEVIEEYNPVLHGPLVDLSMRPSPGLEEIELYPVNEPYAYVRVTYDSTTHEYTYNVLEPVLTPGEQELFGEIKERLFETLDITTRDLTRDEARKALRDAANTIIADYGIRLEPPGREKILYHVEKEFLGDGLIDPVMHDGYIEDISCDGVGSAIFVYHTTYESMKTSLIYRDAAELDSFVTKLAQRAGKYISIAEPMLDATMSDGSRIQMTLGSEVTAHGSTFTIRKFREEPITPTDLIEWHTFSPLGIAFLWLAVENAKSCIFAGGTASGKTTTLNAISLFIPPLAKIVTLEDTRELKLPHPNWIPSITRDSFSQDGRGEIDMYELLRAALRQRPEYILVGEVRGREALTLFQAMSTGHVTYATMHADSVASAVHRLENPPINVPRNMLSALSLMSIQVQARVGGQRIRRNKQLIEILDIDPRTNELITNEVFRWHPATDEIRYSGKSYILEQIMEDRGWSEERMQEELKRRQEVLEWMRIKKIRYFRDVSKILVSYFRDPETVIQRVRSDLYGEGGSA; translated from the coding sequence ATGAGAGCAGGTGAAGATGAAGAACGTGAATTGATAGCAACGGTCAGGAATCTTCTCACACAATCCAGGAAACCGGGGAGCAGCGGCGAGGAGGTCGCATCCTCCCCGCCCGGGGACCAGCCTGGTGAGGAAGAGGTCCGGGAAGAAGCGGTTCTGGAGGACGGGGGGCAACCAGACCCCTCGCCCGCACCGGCACCGAGGGGAGCGGGTATCCGTTCGCTCATCGACTCGGTGCTCGGGTCGGGGGGCGCCGGCCAGCGGCGCGCATCAGGCAATGGTGATCCCGCCAGGGCGCTCCTCGAGCGGATTGGAGAGAGTGGTGCAGAATCGGGCGGGGAGGATGCGACCTCCCCAGAGGCGGTGGAGGATATGGAGACAGAGCCGGAGATGCCGGCCTCTCCGCCGGAGCGCCGTGACCCCTTCGGCATCTTTGCGGGGCGGAAGAAGGAGGCGGACACTTCCGCCCCAAATGACCCCGGGGCGGCGACGGCTGACGAGCCGGTGATCCCGGCACGCGGTCACCGCGCCTCTCCCGGTCTCCCCGACCCGGAGGTGGAAGAAGAGCCCGAAACCGACGAGAACATTTCTGCCGGTGTGGTGTCGGTCGACGAACTCGGGAACCTGGCCGACCTGATCCTCCCGAAGGGTGCGACATTTGAGGTCGAGGAGCTGCACATTAAACGGAACGAGCGCCAGTTCGACTTTGTCGATAACGCCCGGGTTGTATCTGAGTTTGATGAACTCTTCACCGAGGCGTTTTCTTCTGCCACGCTTGCCGCGGCCGCGGCGGCCACGGAGGTCCCGGTTGAGGACGTCCCGGAGCCCCGGTTCGGGTTCCTCGAGCGGTTCCACCTCCCGAAGACTGTGGAGGTGATCGAGGAGTACAACCCTGTCCTCCACGGGCCGCTCGTCGACCTCTCGATGCGGCCGTCGCCGGGACTGGAGGAGATCGAACTCTACCCGGTGAACGAGCCGTATGCCTATGTCCGGGTGACTTACGACAGCACGACGCACGAGTACACCTACAATGTCCTCGAACCCGTGCTCACGCCCGGTGAACAGGAACTCTTCGGGGAGATCAAGGAGCGCCTCTTTGAGACGCTCGACATCACCACCCGGGACCTCACCCGCGATGAGGCAAGGAAGGCGCTCCGGGACGCGGCGAACACCATCATCGCCGATTACGGGATCCGCCTCGAGCCGCCCGGGCGGGAGAAGATCCTCTATCACGTGGAGAAGGAGTTCCTCGGCGACGGGCTGATCGACCCGGTGATGCATGACGGCTACATCGAGGATATCTCCTGCGACGGCGTAGGAAGCGCCATCTTCGTCTATCACACGACGTATGAATCGATGAAGACGAGCCTCATCTACCGCGATGCTGCCGAACTTGATTCGTTCGTCACGAAACTTGCGCAACGGGCCGGGAAGTACATCTCGATCGCTGAACCGATGCTTGACGCCACAATGAGCGACGGGTCACGTATCCAGATGACGCTCGGGTCAGAGGTGACCGCCCACGGCTCGACGTTCACGATCCGAAAGTTCCGTGAGGAGCCGATTACGCCGACCGATCTTATCGAGTGGCACACCTTCTCGCCGCTCGGGATCGCCTTCCTCTGGCTTGCGGTCGAGAACGCCAAGTCCTGCATATTTGCCGGCGGGACGGCGTCCGGGAAGACGACGACCTTGAACGCCATATCGCTCTTCATCCCGCCGCTTGCAAAGATCGTGACGCTTGAGGATACCCGTGAGTTGAAACTCCCTCACCCGAACTGGATCCCGAGCATCACCCGGGACTCGTTCTCGCAGGACGGGCGGGGCGAGATCGATATGTATGAACTCCTGCGTGCCGCCCTCCGGCAGCGTCCTGAGTACATCCTGGTCGGCGAGGTCCGTGGCCGCGAGGCCCTGACGCTTTTCCAAGCGATGAGCACCGGACACGTCACCTACGCGACGATGCACGCAGACTCGGTGGCGAGCGCCGTCCACCGTCTGGAGAACCCGCCGATCAACGTGCCGAGAAACATGCTCTCGGCGCTCTCCCTGATGTCAATCCAGGTGCAGGCCCGGGTTGGCGGCCAGCGGATCCGGCGGAACAAGCAGCTCATCGAGATCCTGGATATCGATCCCAGGACGAACGAGCTGATCACGAACGAGGTCTTCAGGTGGCACCCGGCGACCGATGAGATCCGCTACTCCGGCAAGTCCTACATCCTTGAGCAGATCATGGAGGACCGGGGATGGAGCGAGGAGCGGATGCAGGAAGAACTGAAACGGCGGCAGGAGGTGCTCGAATGGATGCGCATCAAGAAGATCCGCTACTTCCGTGACGTGAGCAAGATCCTGGTCTCCTACTTCCGTGACCCCGAGACGGTCATCCAGCGGGTGCGCTCCGACCTCTACGGGGAGGGTGGTTCCGCATGA
- a CDS encoding A24 family peptidase C-terminal domain-containing protein, translating into MILPPVVAVPLIVAAVAIGVTLVYASVLDAKERRVPHRTWRPALAVAIPAAVWVYGLILLADWRTAAGYLILVAVFCGFFYLFGAANLFGGADAYALIIITVCIPFFPIEPYFGSPPHGFFPFAVLTNAVLINIAAPIAIFVRNLIQGNRAPLPCLFLGFPVDGKEIQNEFGFVMEDIEEQDGRLVRRFVGFTESLRRMVRGEKRIYTKDLRLHPEDYRSELALYRKAGRVWISYGIPFIIPITAGFLTALFMGDILFVILTILAGM; encoded by the coding sequence ATGATTCTTCCGCCCGTGGTCGCCGTCCCGCTCATTGTCGCAGCGGTCGCGATAGGGGTCACGCTCGTCTACGCGTCGGTCCTAGACGCAAAGGAGCGCCGGGTACCGCACAGGACCTGGCGTCCCGCGCTCGCGGTCGCGATTCCGGCGGCCGTCTGGGTATACGGGCTGATCCTTCTTGCCGACTGGCGAACGGCAGCAGGCTACCTCATCCTGGTCGCAGTCTTCTGCGGATTCTTCTACCTCTTTGGGGCTGCAAACCTCTTCGGGGGAGCGGATGCGTATGCTCTCATCATCATCACGGTCTGCATCCCGTTCTTCCCGATCGAGCCATACTTTGGTAGCCCGCCCCACGGGTTCTTCCCGTTTGCTGTCCTCACAAACGCCGTACTCATCAACATCGCAGCACCGATTGCAATATTCGTGAGAAACCTCATCCAGGGAAACCGGGCCCCGCTACCCTGTCTCTTCCTCGGGTTCCCGGTCGATGGAAAGGAGATCCAGAACGAATTCGGCTTTGTCATGGAAGATATCGAAGAACAGGACGGCAGGCTGGTCAGGCGGTTCGTCGGCTTTACCGAGTCGCTCAGACGGATGGTGCGGGGAGAGAAGCGGATATATACAAAGGATCTCAGGCTGCACCCCGAAGACTACCGGAGTGAGCTTGCCCTCTACCGAAAGGCCGGCAGGGTCTGGATATCCTACGGCATTCCGTTTATTATACCGATCACGGCGGGATTCCTGACCGCACTGTTCATGGGTGATATACTCTTTGTAATCTTAACGATCCTCGCAGGAATGTGA
- the hisI gene encoding phosphoribosyl-AMP cyclohydrolase — translation MEIQFKNGLVPVIVQEKRTREVLMLAYASAEALDLTLTTGYAHYYSRSRQKLWKKGEESGHVQRVCRVLVDCDADTILYEVEQTGAACHTGHASCFYRTVEGEEIAGMVFDPEKVYANKGE, via the coding sequence ATGGAGATACAGTTCAAGAACGGATTGGTGCCTGTCATCGTGCAGGAGAAGCGAACCCGTGAGGTCCTGATGCTTGCGTACGCAAGCGCCGAGGCGCTGGACCTCACCCTGACCACCGGATATGCACATTACTACAGCAGGAGCAGACAGAAACTCTGGAAGAAAGGGGAGGAGAGTGGACACGTCCAGCGGGTCTGCCGGGTGCTTGTCGACTGCGACGCCGATACGATCCTCTACGAGGTCGAGCAGACCGGCGCAGCCTGCCACACCGGTCATGCCTCCTGTTTCTACCGAACGGTCGAAGGGGAGGAGATCGCCGGAATGGTCTTTGATCCGGAGAAGGTATACGCTAATAAGGGTGAATGA
- the leuS gene encoding leucine--tRNA ligase: protein MRSNERECIIRWEHAFEADPAEKEKYYLTVAYPYPSGAMHVGHGRTYIVPDVIARYQRMKGRQVLFPMAFHVTGTPVIGISKRIANGDEQTIGLYRDLYRVPQDILDRFINPMEIVRYFSEEYMRVMQKSGLSIDWRRRFITVDPQYSRFIEWQYGHLHEDKHVVKGAHPVKYCPQCENPVGDHDLLEGDKAEIIKFTLVVFQWGDARIPCATLRPETIYGVTNLWVNPATTYVRATIDGEKWILSAEAAGKLALQDHEVLVTEKIPGTALIDQTVAHPLCGEITVLPATFVDPDMGTGIVMSVPAHAPFDYIALRDLQQQGRYTSIQPVPLISVDGYGEIPAKDAVERAGIRDQNDPAMEALTQEIYSAEFSRGKVFEKYGGKPVREARDDVAALMLERYGSIPMYDFDNRQVICRCGGRVYVKILHDQWFLEYSDPCWKEQVKTQLEEMALVPPEVRNEFDRTVDWLKDWACTRRVGLGTKLPWDPAWIIEPLSDSTIYMAYYTIAHHLKAIPPENLTPEVFDYIFFGEGSPTTVERETLDAIRNEFLYWYPYDYRFSAKDLISNHLTFQLFHHRAIFPPELQPKGMVVFGMGLLNGAKMSSSKGNVYLLEDALEEFGADTVRMFLVGSAEPWQDFDWRNELVSSTRKQIERFWNMVGEARQAEGAYAIDAWLASRLQHRIMSTTAAFDSFQTRQALQEAFFGVEADLKWYRRRLPEGASGGAVLQDLCRTWVRLLSPFIPFTCEALWSDLGESGMVSFAPWPEVDEAQVNPEVELAEELLERTVEDIESILKLIPMEPKGISLFVAPAWKHEAFRIIAASTDKTRVVREIMQNEEMRKRGREATDATKQITKLVLKLPPDLVKQLQVASLDEQAVLEGARSFLEHEFGVPVTIQDAGESTHPKASGALPFKPAIVIE from the coding sequence ATGCGAAGTAACGAACGGGAGTGCATCATCAGGTGGGAGCACGCGTTCGAGGCTGACCCGGCAGAGAAAGAGAAGTATTACCTGACCGTGGCATACCCGTATCCGAGCGGGGCGATGCACGTCGGGCACGGGCGGACCTACATCGTCCCTGATGTCATCGCCCGGTACCAGCGGATGAAGGGGAGGCAGGTCCTCTTCCCGATGGCGTTCCACGTCACCGGAACCCCGGTGATCGGGATATCGAAGCGGATAGCAAACGGTGATGAGCAGACGATCGGGCTCTACCGCGACCTCTACCGGGTGCCGCAGGATATCCTGGACCGGTTCATCAACCCGATGGAGATCGTCCGCTACTTCTCTGAGGAGTACATGCGGGTGATGCAGAAGTCCGGGCTCTCTATCGACTGGCGGCGGCGGTTCATCACCGTCGACCCCCAGTACAGCAGGTTCATCGAGTGGCAGTACGGGCACCTGCACGAGGACAAACATGTCGTGAAGGGGGCCCACCCGGTCAAGTACTGCCCCCAGTGCGAGAACCCTGTCGGCGACCACGACCTGCTCGAGGGGGACAAGGCTGAGATCATCAAGTTCACCCTGGTGGTCTTCCAGTGGGGCGATGCCCGCATTCCATGCGCGACGCTCCGGCCCGAGACGATCTACGGCGTGACGAACCTCTGGGTGAACCCGGCCACTACCTACGTCCGGGCAACGATCGACGGTGAGAAGTGGATCTTAAGCGCAGAGGCGGCAGGGAAGCTCGCCCTGCAGGACCACGAGGTCCTGGTGACCGAGAAGATCCCGGGAACCGCGCTCATCGACCAGACGGTCGCCCACCCGCTCTGCGGCGAGATCACCGTCCTTCCGGCAACGTTTGTGGACCCCGATATGGGGACCGGGATCGTCATGAGCGTTCCCGCCCACGCACCCTTCGATTACATCGCGCTCCGCGACCTGCAGCAGCAGGGGAGGTACACGTCCATCCAGCCGGTTCCGCTCATCTCTGTCGACGGCTACGGCGAGATCCCGGCAAAGGACGCGGTCGAGCGGGCAGGCATCCGTGACCAGAACGACCCGGCGATGGAGGCGCTCACCCAGGAGATCTACAGCGCCGAGTTCTCCCGCGGGAAGGTCTTTGAGAAGTACGGCGGAAAGCCGGTTCGGGAGGCCAGGGACGATGTGGCGGCGCTGATGCTGGAGCGCTACGGCTCCATCCCGATGTACGACTTTGATAACCGTCAGGTGATCTGCCGGTGCGGCGGCAGGGTCTACGTGAAGATCCTCCATGACCAGTGGTTCCTGGAGTACAGCGACCCCTGCTGGAAAGAGCAGGTGAAGACGCAGCTTGAGGAGATGGCGCTTGTCCCGCCCGAGGTCAGGAACGAGTTCGACCGGACGGTCGACTGGCTGAAGGACTGGGCCTGCACCCGCCGGGTGGGGCTCGGCACGAAACTGCCCTGGGATCCGGCCTGGATCATCGAGCCGCTCTCCGACTCGACGATCTACATGGCCTACTACACCATCGCTCATCACCTGAAGGCCATCCCGCCGGAGAACCTCACCCCCGAGGTCTTTGATTACATCTTCTTCGGGGAAGGCTCGCCCACGACCGTTGAGCGGGAGACCCTTGATGCGATCAGGAACGAGTTCCTCTACTGGTACCCCTACGACTACCGGTTCTCGGCAAAGGACCTGATCTCAAACCACCTCACGTTCCAGCTCTTCCACCACCGGGCCATATTCCCGCCTGAACTGCAGCCGAAGGGCATGGTGGTCTTCGGTATGGGTCTCCTGAACGGGGCGAAGATGTCCTCGAGCAAGGGGAACGTCTACCTGCTTGAGGATGCCCTGGAGGAGTTTGGTGCCGATACCGTCAGGATGTTCCTTGTCGGGAGTGCGGAGCCCTGGCAGGACTTTGACTGGCGCAATGAACTGGTCTCGTCGACCAGGAAACAGATCGAGCGGTTCTGGAACATGGTCGGGGAGGCCAGGCAGGCGGAGGGGGCGTACGCCATCGATGCCTGGCTCGCGAGCAGGCTCCAGCACCGCATCATGAGTACAACCGCGGCGTTCGATTCGTTCCAGACCAGGCAGGCACTGCAGGAGGCGTTCTTCGGTGTGGAGGCCGACCTGAAGTGGTACCGCCGCCGCCTGCCTGAGGGCGCGAGCGGCGGGGCGGTGCTGCAGGATCTCTGCCGCACCTGGGTGCGGCTGCTCTCCCCCTTCATCCCCTTCACCTGTGAGGCGCTCTGGAGCGATCTCGGTGAGAGCGGCATGGTCTCGTTTGCCCCCTGGCCGGAGGTGGACGAGGCCCAGGTCAACCCCGAGGTCGAACTCGCTGAGGAACTCCTGGAGAGGACAGTCGAGGATATCGAGTCGATCTTGAAGCTCATCCCGATGGAGCCGAAAGGCATCAGCCTCTTCGTCGCCCCGGCCTGGAAACACGAGGCGTTCCGCATCATCGCCGCCTCGACCGATAAGACGAGGGTTGTGCGGGAGATCATGCAGAACGAGGAGATGCGGAAGCGCGGCCGCGAGGCGACGGACGCGACGAAGCAGATCACAAAACTTGTGCTGAAACTGCCGCCCGATCTCGTGAAACAGCTGCAGGTTGCGTCTCTCGACGAGCAGGCGGTCCTTGAGGGGGCTCGATCGTTCCTGGAGCACGAGTTCGGCGTGCCGGTGACGATCCAGGATGCGGGGGAGAGCACCCACCCGAAGGCGTCGGGAGCCCTGCCCTTCAAGCCGGCGATTGTGATCGAGTAA
- a CDS encoding PINc/VapC family ATPase, protein MKIVPDTSVVIDGRITSMIKTGEYKGATIIIPEAVVAELEAQANQGREIGFSGLTELQELFRMSEDNVIELQFAGDRPSLDQVKLSSGGEIDALIRSVALLYDARFITSDLVQAEVAKAKGLDVTYLKPQIGDFSPLSIDQFFDEETIAITLKERAPPMAKVGKLRDIRLVTLRDTPMTEYELRSMAQELLERAKRDPDGFIELERRGITVVQIGSLRISIARRPFSDGMEITVVRPLVDLALDDYSMAPEIKKRILGNRRGVLIAGPPGAGKTTLAQSLATFLADHDFIVKTMEAPRDLQVPDHITQYTALEGSMANTAEALLLVRPDYVIFDELRKSEDFSVYADMRLAGMGMVGVVHAMEVHDCLQRFCDRVDYSVLPQIINTIIYVVKGEIAKIYDLELTIKVPAGMPGDAYARPVIVVREHSRREPEIEIFRYEGETLVMPLARSAEEPVAPASAAPVGAPAEPEENVSWKVAEKEVQREIGRYTSGPVEVCIINDNKAVVYIEDKDVPAAIGKGGKNVSAIVNKLGIGIDIRPRSELEVRKPVEEEMQFAGGIRIRLDRKQLTIISPENRGRIVDVFAGKEYLFTATVNEEGDILLAKNSTIAQEMIKRYNEGETIRLRPV, encoded by the coding sequence ATGAAAATTGTACCCGATACAAGCGTCGTGATAGACGGACGCATAACATCGATGATAAAAACCGGGGAATATAAGGGCGCAACAATAATCATACCGGAAGCCGTCGTCGCCGAACTGGAGGCACAGGCGAATCAGGGGCGGGAGATAGGGTTTTCCGGTCTGACCGAACTCCAGGAGCTCTTCCGGATGTCGGAGGATAATGTTATTGAGCTCCAGTTTGCCGGAGACCGCCCGAGCCTCGACCAGGTGAAGCTCTCCAGCGGCGGCGAGATCGATGCCCTGATCCGGAGCGTCGCCCTCCTGTATGACGCCAGGTTCATCACGAGCGACCTCGTGCAGGCTGAGGTGGCAAAGGCAAAAGGACTCGATGTCACCTACTTAAAACCACAGATCGGCGACTTTTCACCGCTCTCGATCGACCAGTTCTTTGATGAGGAGACGATCGCGATCACCCTCAAGGAGCGGGCCCCGCCGATGGCAAAGGTAGGGAAACTCCGGGATATCAGGCTGGTCACCCTCCGCGATACGCCGATGACCGAGTACGAACTCCGGTCCATGGCACAGGAACTCCTCGAACGGGCAAAACGCGACCCTGATGGTTTCATCGAACTCGAGAGACGTGGGATCACGGTCGTCCAGATCGGGTCGCTCCGGATCTCGATCGCCCGTCGGCCGTTCTCCGATGGGATGGAGATCACGGTGGTGCGGCCGCTCGTGGACCTCGCACTTGATGACTACAGCATGGCACCTGAGATCAAGAAGCGGATCCTCGGGAACCGACGTGGCGTCCTGATCGCAGGGCCTCCCGGCGCGGGGAAGACCACGCTCGCCCAGAGCCTTGCGACGTTCCTTGCCGACCATGACTTTATCGTGAAAACGATGGAGGCGCCGCGGGACCTGCAGGTGCCGGACCACATCACCCAGTATACGGCGCTCGAGGGCAGCATGGCAAACACCGCTGAAGCCCTCCTGCTTGTCCGGCCCGACTACGTCATCTTCGACGAACTCCGGAAGAGCGAAGACTTCAGCGTCTACGCCGATATGCGTCTCGCCGGGATGGGAATGGTCGGGGTGGTGCATGCCATGGAGGTGCACGACTGCCTCCAGCGCTTCTGCGACCGCGTGGACTACAGCGTCCTGCCGCAGATCATCAACACCATCATATATGTCGTCAAGGGCGAGATCGCGAAGATCTATGACCTTGAACTGACCATCAAGGTGCCGGCAGGAATGCCCGGCGATGCATACGCCCGCCCGGTGATCGTCGTCCGCGAACACTCTCGCAGGGAGCCCGAGATCGAGATCTTCCGTTACGAGGGGGAGACCCTGGTGATGCCGCTCGCACGGAGTGCTGAGGAACCGGTCGCCCCGGCGAGCGCGGCGCCGGTCGGGGCGCCAGCCGAGCCCGAGGAGAACGTCTCCTGGAAGGTTGCCGAGAAGGAGGTTCAGCGCGAGATCGGGCGGTATACGAGCGGCCCGGTCGAGGTCTGTATCATCAACGACAACAAAGCTGTCGTCTACATCGAGGATAAGGATGTCCCGGCGGCGATCGGGAAAGGCGGCAAGAACGTCTCGGCGATCGTGAACAAACTCGGTATCGGGATCGACATCCGGCCGAGAAGCGAACTTGAGGTGCGAAAACCCGTCGAGGAGGAGATGCAGTTTGCCGGTGGCATCAGGATCCGCCTTGACCGAAAGCAGCTGACCATCATCTCCCCTGAGAACAGGGGCAGGATCGTCGATGTCTTTGCCGGAAAGGAGTACCTCTTTACGGCTACGGTGAACGAAGAGGGAGATATCCTCCTTGCCAAGAACAGCACGATCGCCCAGGAGATGATCAAGCGCTACAACGAGGGCGAGACGATCCGGCTGAGGCCGGTGTGA
- a CDS encoding type II secretion system F family protein encodes MNSYERFCFNLIGRDLKKKRGDFISLRKDLMGARMNTPFEAYLATAYVSSVVVGLAAAVLIGLFTYLLRVPEMITYRGAVPEFFYALNDYKLVIGTIIITVLSLLIFGGISYLIFLLYPGIRAGERRRNIDATLPYAINYVTAMSSAGITPDEVFRLLGQSKIYGESAVEARYVSRETDFFGKDLLEALRTVSQATPSERMREFLQGAVASISSGSNLTEYFRTKAHQYTLENNQQQKTFLETLGLIAESYVTAMVAGMLFLIILQSVMTILSGDSNPLFLYIIIYLIVPFGSMMFVILISSMTPEV; translated from the coding sequence ATGAACAGTTATGAGCGGTTCTGCTTCAACCTGATCGGCCGGGACTTAAAGAAGAAGCGGGGGGACTTCATCAGCCTCCGCAAGGATCTCATGGGGGCCCGGATGAATACGCCGTTTGAGGCTTACCTTGCGACCGCCTACGTCTCCTCGGTTGTCGTGGGGCTGGCCGCCGCCGTGCTCATCGGGCTCTTTACCTACCTCCTGAGGGTCCCTGAGATGATCACCTACCGGGGGGCGGTCCCTGAGTTTTTCTACGCGTTGAACGATTACAAACTCGTGATCGGCACCATCATCATCACGGTCCTCTCGCTCCTGATCTTCGGCGGCATATCCTACCTGATCTTCCTCCTCTATCCCGGCATACGGGCTGGAGAGCGTCGCCGGAACATCGACGCCACCCTGCCCTACGCCATCAACTACGTCACCGCGATGTCCTCGGCAGGGATCACCCCCGACGAGGTCTTCCGGCTGCTCGGCCAGAGTAAGATCTACGGCGAGAGCGCCGTTGAGGCGCGTTACGTCTCCCGGGAGACCGACTTCTTCGGGAAGGACCTCCTCGAAGCCCTGCGGACGGTCTCGCAGGCGACGCCGAGCGAACGGATGCGGGAGTTCCTGCAGGGGGCCGTTGCGAGCATCTCGAGCGGGAGCAACCTCACAGAGTATTTCCGCACGAAGGCTCACCAGTATACGCTTGAGAACAACCAGCAGCAGAAGACGTTCCTCGAGACGCTCGGGTTGATCGCGGAGTCCTACGTCACCGCGATGGTTGCGGGTATGCTCTTCCTGATCATCCTGCAGTCGGTGATGACAATCCTCTCCGGTGACTCGAATCCGCTCTTCCTCTACATCATCATCTACCTGATCGTGCCGTTCGGGAGCATGATGTTCGTCATCCTGATCAGTTCCATGACCCCGGAGGTGTGA